In the genome of Ensifer sp. WSM1721, the window CATCGATAGAAGCCGCGTCGCGGGAGCGCGGATGGAGATGAGATGCGTCGGGGTCCAGAAGGCGCGATTGTGCCGCGCCTCCGTCTGCGAACTCACGATCACCCGCATCGGCCAGCCGTTCGGATGCGCCGGATTGGCTTCGAGAACGGGCCGGTAGAGTTCGCCCTCCGTGGCTTGAGCCGCAAGCGCCATGACGGAACCTCCCTGATTCGTCTTGCTTGGCAAAAGGATAGCAGCGCCGGGAGGCGATCGGAAATCCCCGCGCGGTGAGGGCGGCCTTATCCTCCGCCGCTCAGAAGCGCGTAATCACGCTGATCCCAAGGTCCGTCGCGCGGTCCATCGCCACCAGCGCCGGCACCGCCTCCTCAAGCGAAATCTCCCGGCCGATCAGTTGTTTCGGGTTCAGCTTGTCGGCGGTGATCATCGCGAGCATCGCATCGTAGCGCCAGGCCTGCATGCCGTGGCTGCCGTAGATTTCGAGCTCGTGCCCGATCACCTGCGCCATCGGGATCTGAGGAGTGGCGTGCTCCGCAAGCATCAGACCCACCTGCACGTGGCGGCCGCGACGGCGCAGGTTCTTGATCGAGTTGAAGCAGGTGACGGGCGATCCGAGCGCGTCGATCGAGACATGCGCTCCGCCCTGCGTAATCTCCTTGACGGCGGCGGCGACGTCCTCCGTCTCGCGGCCGTTGATCGCGGCGACCGCGCCGAGCTTGCGGGCGAAGCTCAACTTCTCATCGGAAATGTCGATCGCGATCGGATTGGCCCCGAGCGCGGCGGCGATCATGATTGCCGAGAGGCCGACGCCGCCGCAGCCGTGCACCGCCACCCATTCGCCGCCACGGACGCGGGCCTGATCGGCGATTGCCCGGAAGGAGGTGGCGAAACGGCAGCCGAGGCTGGCGGCGGTTGCAAAATCCATGCTTTCCGGCAGATGCACGAGGTTCTGGTCGGCAAAATCGATCGCCACATATTCGGCGAAGGAGCCCCAATGGGTGAAGCCCGGCTGGAACTGCGCCTCGCAGACCTGTTGGTTGCCAGAGCGGCATTCGCCGCAGCGCCCGCAGCCGGAAACGAAGGGCACGGTTACCCGCTCGCCGACCTTGTAGCGCACAACCCCGCGCCCGGTCGCCGCGATGATTCCCGCCAGTTCGTGGCCGGGGACATGCGGCAGGCGAATGTCGGGGTCATGTCCCATCCAGCCGTGCCAGTCGCTCCGGCAGAGCCCGGTTGCCTCGACCTTGATGACGACGCCCTGTTCGCTTGGCGTCGGATCGGGCAGCGTCCGGATCTCCGGCGTCTTTTCGAAGGCATCGTAATACATCGCTTTCATCGGCGAACTCTCTCCCTAATGCGTGTCGCCCAAAAGTGTGCAACGGTTTTGGAGCAACGACATGCATAAAGACAAGGGGATAAAGCGCCTCGCATGAAGTGCGAGGCGCTTTATGCAATTTTCGCCATTCTCGCACGGCGCCTCGGTGGGCTCCAGAATGGACGCCATGACATTTTTTGATGTACCCATTCACCCCAATTCTCATTTTTCCGGCTAGAGCGGAAAGAACAAGAGGACGACGCGAGAAGGAGACGCCGATGGCCGTCGATACATCCCCCCGATCCATCACCTGGACCTATGTCGACGGTGAATGGCTTTCCGGCAATCCGCCGCTGATCGGCCCGACCTCCCATGCCATGTGGCTCGGCTCGACCGTGTTCGACGGCGCCCGGTGGTTCGACGGCATCGCGCCGGACCTCGACCTTCACTGCCAGCGCGTCAATCGTTCGGCGGAAGCACTCGGCCTCAAGCCGACGATGGCGGCGGAGGAGATCGAGACGTTGACCTGGGAGGGCGTGAAGAAGTTCGACGGCAAGACGGCGATCTACGTGAAGCCCATGTATTGGGGCGAGCATGGCTCCTGGAGTGTCGTCGCGGTCGATCCGGAATCGACCCGCTTCGCGCTCTGCCTGTTCGAGGCTCCGATGGGCAACAGCCATGCCGGATCGGCGCTGACGCTCTCGCCTTTCCGCCGGCCGACGCTCGAATGCATGCCGACGGATGCCAAGGCCGGCTGCCTCTATCCCAACAATGCCCGCATCCTCAAGGAGGCGCGCTCGCGCGGCTTCGACAACGCGCTGGTGCGCGACATGCTCGGCAATATCGCCGAAACTGGTTCTTCGAACATTTTCATGGTGAAGGACGGCGTCGTCTTCACGCCGGCCGCGAACAGAACCTTCCTTGCCGGCATCACCCGTTCGCGCGTGATCGGGCTCCTGCGCGAAGCGGGCTTCGAGGTGGTCGAGACGACGCTGACGATGGCCGACTTCGAGACGGCGGACGAAATCTTCACCACCGGCAACTACTCCAAGGTGCTGCCGGTGACCCGGCTCGATGATCGCGACTTGCAGTCCGGTTCGATCACCGCCAAGGCCCGCGATCTCTACATGGATTGGGCGCATTCGAGCGGCGACGTATAGCGCGTGGGCGAAGGCCGTGCCGTTTTCGGGCCCTCATCCGGCCTGCCGGCCACCTTCTCCCCGCAGGCGGGGCGAAGGAGACTCGCGGCACCGCCTCGGTCCCCTCTCTCCGTCCTTACGGGGAGCTCGGCGATCGTCACGGCTCTAGCGGACGCACGACGACATCCGGGGACGAGCGCGTGGTTGGGCCGTGATGCACCGCTTCGACATTGTTGCCGTCCGGATCGAGGACGAATGCGGCATAGTAGCCCGGATGGTAGCTGCGCTCGCCGGGAGCGCCGTTATCCGTGCCGCCATTGGCGAGGCCCGCGTCATAGAACCGATGCACGGCATCCTGTCCGGCGGCCTGGAAGGCGAGATGGACGCGGCTCTGATAATCATCTGCCTTGTCGACGAAGAACTCATCGAATGCAAAAAATGCGTCGGTCTCGAACGTCGGCTGGTGGCCGAGAGCGCCGAGCACCGCCTTATAGAATCGCTTGCTGACCGCGAGATCCTCGACGCGAAGATGCACGTGATCGATGAGCCGTCCCTGATGGAATTCCATTGTGTCCTCCCTGTTGTCGCAATGGGACGTCATTGCCCCGTCAGCGAACTAAATAGGACAGGAAACCCACGCGTCGATGCCGGCACCGGCCGATCCATATCGCCGGCAATGAAAGTATTTTGCGTGGCTTAGGGAAATTTTGGCACCGCATCGGTTGCCTCCGGCCAAGGCGCTGCCTATGTTCCCGCTCACAGATTTCCGTGACGAAATCCCATGCCAAGAGGAGATGCCACAATGGCTTTCGAATTGCCGAACCTTCCCTATGACTACGAGGCGCTCGCGCCCTACATGTCGCGCGAAACGCTGGAATACCATCACGACAAGCATCACCTCGCCTATGTGACGAACGGCAACAAGCTCGCCGAGGAAGCCGGTCTTTCCAACCTTTCCGTGGAAGAAATCGTCAAGAAGTCCTACGGCACCAATCAGCCGCTGTTCAACAATGCCGGGCAGCACTACAACCACATCCACTTCTGGAAGTGGATGAAGAAGGGCGGCGGCGGCACCAGCCTGCCGTCCAAGCTCGACGCGGCGATCAAGTCCGATCTCGGCGGCTACGACAAGTTCCGCGCCGATTTCATCGCGGCCGGTACCGCCCAGTTCGGCTCCGGCTGGGCCTGGCTCTCGGTGAAGAACGGAAAGCTGGAAATCTCGAAGACCCCGAACGGCGAAAACCCGCTCGTCCACGGTGCAACGCCGATCCTCGGCGTCGACGTTTGGGAACACTCCTATTACATCGACTACCGCAATGCTCGCCCGAAATATCTCGAGGCCTTCGTCGACAATCTCATCAACTGGGATTACGTCCTCGAACTCTATGAAGCGGCCGCGAAGTAAGCGGTTTCGCGCGTTTTCGGCAGATCGGCCCGGCCTTGCGCCGGGCCTTTTCGTTGCGGCTCGCGACGGAACAGATTGCGGCGTGCTCCGGCGATGCTCGCCTACGCGTCCTCCGCCTCAAGCGGCCGCACCGCGTTCGTCTTCCAGCCGGCGATCCATAATTGTCTCAGCCGGTTGCCTTCGCCGCGGAAATAGGCGTCGACGGGCTCGCAATGCTCCACGCGGTCGGCGCGGAAGTTGCGGATATCCTCGCGCAATTCGCACCAGGCGACCATCATCGCATGCTCGGAATAGTAGATGAGCGCCAGCGGCCGCACCGTGCGTTCCGTGGCGCGGCCGAGCTCGTCGCGATAGTCGAGTGCCAGCTTCCGCTCGTCGCGGATCGCCCTGCGAATCATGGCGAGGTCGACCGCTGGCGGCGGCGCCGCGATCGTGCCCCAGGCGTGCAGGGCGTGCGACTGAAACGCCTTGCGCAGGGGCCCCGGGACGGCGCCGGTGATCTTTTGGCTGACGCGTCGCGCCGCCGACTTCAGCTCCTCGTCGCCGGTGCGCGCCAGAAGGGCCAGCGCCAGCACGATCGCTTCCGTTTCCTCGATCGAGAACATCAGTGGCGGCAAATCGAAGCCGGGTCTCAGGATATAGCCGATGCCGCGCTCGCCCTCGATCGGCACGCGCATCGCCTGCAGCGCGGCAATGTCGCGATAGATCGAGCGCGGCGTGACCTCCAGGGACTCGGCGATCTCGGCCGCCGTCACCGGTTTGCCGGCAAGCCGCAATATCTGGATGATCTCGAAAAGCCGCGATGCCTTGCGCATGGCCGGACCCTTTTTTGCTGCAAAGGCTCCTGACAAGACCCTGTCAGTTGGACAGCGATATAGCATGTGCCAACGGATTGAAAAAACAGCAATCCGGTTTCGCACCTTATCCAAATTCTATGAGCAACTGACATGACCTACGCGGAAAACCTCTGGCTCTTCTTCACCCTTCTCTTCGGCATCATCATCGTTCCCGGCATGGATATGGTCTTCGTCCTAGCCAATGCGTTGACCGGCGGACGCACCTCGGGCCTATCGGCGACGGCGGGGATCATGGCGGGCGGCGTGCTGCACACGCTCTATGCTGCGCTCGGCGTTAGCGTCGTCCTGCATCTGGTGCCGCAGCTCTTCAATCTGCTGCTCGTTGCCGGGGCCGCTTACATTGCCTGGATCGGCTTCACCCTCATGCGCAGCTCGATCATCATCGGCGGCGTGGAAGGCGGAGCGCGGCTCACGCATTGGGCGAGCTTTCGTCAGGGGGCGCTGACGAGCCTGATGAATCCCAAGGCTTACCTCTTCATGCTTGCCGTCTATCCGCAGTTCCTGAAGCCCCAGTTCGGCCCCGTCTGGTCCCAGGCGGCCGTCATGGCGCTGATGATCGCCGTGACGCAGCTTGCCATCTATGGCGGGCTCGCGCTTGCCGCGGGCCGCGGCCGCGATTTCATCGTCGGCACTCCGGCTGCCACGGTTGCGATCGGCCGCGCCGCCGGTTTCCTGCTCGTCATCATTGCTGCCTTCACCGTATGGCAGGGTTGGGGCGGCGCTTCCTGAGCGCCGCGTCCCCGCAAGTATTAAACATGATTGTTATTTTCATGTTTTTTGAAAGCTGCAGATTTGCGCCGCGCCGTCAGGTATTGCGCGGCGAATTCCGCTGAAATGACAAGCACATCAACAAAATGTTACTTCCGTCGAAAAGCCGAAATGCCATCATGCCGGCGCTTCAACAGGACGCCGCTCGAGCGGGTTCGACTGACCGGGAGATCATGATGAGGATGAGGGCTTTTCTGCTTGCTGCCGCCTTGGCGGGCTTGGGCGTGACCGCAGTGACGGCAGCCGATGAGCCGCAGGCGGTACGTCAGCAATTAATGAAGAAGGTCGGCCAGGCCGCAGGCGCTCTCAGCGGCATAGCGAAGGGTGAAAAGCCCTACGACGCCGAGATCGTCAAGGCATCGCTGGCGACGATCAGCGAAACGGTGAAGGTCTTCCCGAATCATTTCCCGGCGGGCTCGGAAACCGGCATGGAAACCGAGGCGAGTCCGAAGATCTGGGAAAACATGGAGGACTTCAAGGCGAAGGCCGCCAAGCTCGGCGGCGATGCGGAAAAGCTCCTCGCCGAACTTCCTGCCGACCAGGCCGGCGTCGGGGCCGCATTGGGCGTTCTCGGCAAGGATTGCTCGAGCTGTCATGAGACCTATCGCCTGAAGAAAGACTGAGAAGAGCATCTCTCGCCGATCTTGACCAGCAGACCACGGTCTGGTCGAAGGTGCGCCGGCTTGGCTGGCGCATTCTTGTCTGACGCGAATGCCTGAAGAGGTGCCGATGGGTCGGCGTAGAAGAAAGCTGCTCTTTGGTGTGCTCCTGCTTGGCGCGGTCGCCGCCGGCGCCCTTTGGTGGCTGACGAAGCCCAATCCGTGGGACGCCGCGCATTGGCAGGGACTTGGCGAACCGGACCTCGCCAATGGCGAACAGGTGTTCTGGGCCGGCGGCTGCGTCAGTTGTCATGCCGCTCCGAGAGCGCCGGAAGACCAGCGGCTGGTGCTTGGCGGCGGCCGAACGCTGAAGAGCCCCTTCGGCACCTTTTATCCGCCGAATATCTCGCCGGACGAGACCGCCGGCATCGGAAACTGGACACTCGCGGAGTTCGGCAATGCGATGACGCGCGGCGTCGGCAAGGACGGCGAGCATCTCTATCCCTCCTTCCCCTATGGCTCCTATTCGCGAATGACCGCGAAGGACGTCAATGATCTCTGGGGCTTCATGCAGACGTTGCCGAGGAGCGCCAATGTGGCGCCCCCGCACGACCTGCCATTCCCCTACAATATCCGCTTGGCGCTCGGCGGCTGGAAACTCCTGTTCCTCACCGACGAGCCGCGTGCCGACGTGAATACCGCCGATGCGAAGCTCGCCCGCGGACAATACCTCGTCGAGGGGCCAGGCCATTGCGGCGAGTGCCACACGCCCCGCAATGCGCTCGGCGGGTTCGAAGAGGGGAGATGGCTCGCCGGCGCGCCGAATCCCGAGGGCGAGGGTCGCATCCCCGACATCACGCCGGGCTCGAAGAGTATCGGCAACTGGAGCGCATCCGATATCGCCTCCTATCTCGAGACCGGCTTCACGCCGGATTTCGACACGGTCGGCGGCTCGATGGTCGACGTACAGAAGAACATGGCGAAGCTTCCACCCGCCGACCGCGAGGCGATCGCCGCCTATCTGAAGGCCCTGCCGGCGCCTTGATGCATGTCGCTCCTGCTGCATGTTTCACGGCGCTGCAGTGCGCAGCGGTCTTCGGACATGCGTAAAACGACGAGCTAGAGCTTCTGGAGGTAGCGCATGCCGGTGACCGGGCGCGGAACGAAGCGCTCGGACTCGTAGAAGCGATGCGCCTGGAAGTTGCCGGTGGCGGCGCTGACGGAGAGGTATTCGCAACCGGCCATCTTCGCCTGTTCGCGGGCCTTGGCGACGAGATGGCGGCCGATGCCGGTGCCGCGGTGACCGGGGCGAACGTAGAGATGATGCAGCTCCATCCCGCGCGCCCCCTCGACGGCCCGGTATTGCGGCACGAGGATCGCGTAACCGATCAACGCACCGCCGGCTTCGGCGACAAGCGAGGTGATCCAGGGCGTGCGTCCGAAGAGGTCCCGCTCGAGTTGTTCGGGCGTGATCGGAGCGGCATCGCCGTGATGGGCGGCGAGCTCGGCGATCATCTCACGCAGCTCTGGGAGGTCACGCGGCTTCGCGCAACGGATCGTCACGATCGGTGCACGCACCGACGGAACGGCATGGAGATTGGGGGTGACGGTCTGCAGCATTCTCGGCTCCTCATGGTCCCGCCGCCATCAGGTGCCGTGAAAAACAAAAGCCGCCCTGATGGCGGCCTTGTTGAATATGATCAGCAGGCCGCTCCTATCGGAACAGCCAAAAATATACGCAGGAAATGGGTGCGTTCTTGATCATGCGCGTAGATTGTCCATTTCCCGGAATTTGTCAACGAGGATTCTTCGGCGCCCACTGCATGATTCCTTAAATCGGAATCGATTTAAGGACAAAATCATGCAGCAACTCAAAGTGCTACAGCGACCTTTGCGCGTCCGATTGAACGCGCGGCGCTGTAGCGGGACGCGGATCAATGCTCGCTCTCGCACAGCGAATGATCTGCGAGCGCGCGAATGACATAGCAGTCGCCGATCGTGTGATTGCCATGGCAGGCGACGATGCGCTCGAGTTCTTGCTCGAGCTTCTTCAGTCGGACGATCTTCTCGCGCACGGAGGCGAGGTGCTCCGTCGCGATTCGGTCCGCCTCGCCGCAGGGGCGTTCGGGATGTTCGCTGAGCGCCAGCAGGTCGCGGATCGCGTCGATCGAAAGGCCGAGGTCGCGCGCGTGGCGGATGAAGGCAAGGCGCTCGAGCTCACGCTTCTCGTAACGCCGCTGGTTGCCTTCGGACCGTTCCGGCGCGGCAAGCAGCCCCATCTGCTCATAGTAGCGAATGGTTGGAATTTTGACGCCGGTACGCCGGGCCAGGTCGCCGATCGTGTACATGTGACTCCATAGCTATAGCTTCTGGAGCTTATATAGGCTGGTCGGCCTCTTCATCAACCATTCGAAAGACCTCGCGACGCTTCTACGGCAAGGTATAGGCAATGATGTAGTCGCCCGGCTTGGTGCCGACCGAGCCGTGCCCGCCGGCAACCATCAGCACATACTGCTTGTCCCCGACCATGTAGGTCATCGGCGTCGCCTGGCCGCCGGCGGGAAGCCGCGCCTCCCAGAGCTGGTCGCCGGTGGTGAGGTCGTAGGCTCTTAGGAAATTATCAACCGCTGCTCCCAAGAAGGCGACGCCGCCCTTGGTGATCATCGGTCCTCCGATTCCGGGAACGCCCAGCTTAAAGGGAAGGGGCAGCGGCGTCATGTCGTAGACCGTGCCGTTCTTGCGTTTGTAGGCGATCTTGCCGGTCCTGAGATCGGCGCCGGCGACAAAACCCCAGGGCGGCGCCTGGCAGGGGATCTGCAAGGGGCCGAGGAACGGGCCCATATAGACGCCGTAGGGCGCGCCTTCGTTGCGGTTGAGCCCCTGTTCACTGCCTTTTTCACCTTCGCCCTTCGGCGGGATCTCGTCGCGCGGCACGAGCCGTGACGTGAATGCGAGATAGGTCGGCATCCCGAACATCACCTGGCGTTCCGGATCGACGGCCACCGAACCCCAGTTGAAGACACCGAAATTGCCCGGATAGACGATCGTGCCTTCGAGCGAGGGCGGCGTGTAGCGGCCTGCATAGTTCAACGAACGGAACTCGATGCGGCAGGCAAGCTGGTCGAACATGGTGATGCCCCACATGTCGCGCTCCGTGAGGGGCGGCGGCATGAAGGTGAGGCCGGAGACCGGCTGCGTCGGTGCCGTGAAATCCTCGGAAATCGCGCCGCCCGGAGCCGGCACCTCCTCGACCGGAATGATCGGTTCTCCGGTCCGCCGATCGAGCACATAGATGTCGCCCTGCTTGGTCGGCCCGACGAGTGCCGGCGCCACGGTCCCGTCTTGCTTGGTGATGTCGATGAGGGCCGGTTGCGCCGGTACGTCCATGTCCCAGAGGTCGTGATGCACGGTCTGCCGCACCCAGCGCACCGCGCCGGTATTGATGTCGAGCGCGACGATCGAGGAGGAATATTTCTCCACATGCTCGCTGCGTCCCGTGCCAAGCTGGTCGGGCACCTGATTGCCGAGCGGGACGTAGATCAGCCCGAGGCCCTCATCGACCGAGGAGACCGACCAACTATTCGGCGAATTCGTCGTATAGAACTGGCCGGGCGGCAGCGGTGCCGTCTGCTCGGGATTGCCGCTGTCCCAGTTCCAGATGAGCGCACCGGTGTCGATGTCGAAGGCGCGGATGACGCCGGATTGTTCCTCTGTCGAATAGTTGTCGTTGACGGCGCCGCCGATGATGATCTTGCCGGCAACCGCGACCGGCGGCGAGGTGGAGTAGTAATAGCCGGCCGGATTATACCGCATGCCCTGTTCGAGATGCAGGACGCCGTTGTCGGCAAAACTCGTGCAGACCTGACCGCTCGTTGCATCGAGCGCGATCAGCCGCGCATCCGATGTCGGCAGATAGACGCGCTCGGCGCAGGCGCCGCCGGGGGCGGCGGCCGGATCGGCCCAATAGGTGACGCCGCGGCAGGTTTGGTGCTGACGGTCCGGATTCATGCCGGAATTGGAATCGTACTTCCACTTCTCCTTGCCGGTCGCGGCATCGAGCGCGATCGCCCAGTTGTGCGGCGTGCAGAGATAGAGCGTGTCCTTCACCTTCAGCGGCGTCACCTGATAGGTGGTTTCGCTGACGTCTTCCGGCAGCTTCACGTCGCCGGTCTGATACTGCCACGCAACCCTGAGGTTCGCGACATTTTGCCGGTCAATCTGGTCGAGCGGCGAATAGCGCTGGCCGAAGAGAGTACGGCCGTAATGATGCCATTCGCCGGGCGGTATGTTGCCGCCGAGATTGGGATTGGCGGCAACGACATCGCCTGGCAGATCGCCACGGATGTTGTGCGGATCTCGCGTCATCGAGTAGAGCGCGACGCCGATCGCAACCACGCTCGCCAGCATGAGCGGCCAAGCGCTGGCGCTGTAGCGCTCGCCCGTAGGGCTGACGAAGCCGAGCGGCCGCCGGATCCAGGGCGTGAGCAGCCAGAGACCGAGAACGATGATCACGCCTCCTCGTGGGCCGAGCTGCCACCAGTCGAACCCCACCTCCCAGATGGCCCAGGCGAGCGAACCGAGGACGATCACGGTATGGTCCCAGAGCGCCGCAGCGTTCTTACGGAAAAGCAGGAGCCCCGTGACAAGGAAGCCCAGGCCGGCGACGATGTAATAGGGGCTGCCGCCGAGCAGCACGAGCCTCGTTCCGCCGCCGACGAGCCCGAGCCCGATCAAGGCGAAGAGGATAGCCGTCGCAAGGATGGGCATGAATTCGAACTCCCCGAGGTTGCGGGACGCTGCGGCGCCGTCGAAGCATGCGCGCAGCCCGAGCGAACCCCGGAAAGCTCTCCGGTTGGCACCGGCGCAGAAGCTTATCTCCACGGGCTCCTACGTTCGCTTGCAGGTCCCGCCGCACCATGCACACGCAGAGGCTGCTCTAACAATGTGAACGCTGCATCGTTCCCTGAAGCGTCCGCATTGATTGCAGAGATAACGCGGGCACACGCGCCTTCAATAGCGCGTCGTGCAAATGGAAAAGGCGATCGGCTGCGATCACGTGCCGCAGAAGGTCTGCAGCACCTCTTCGCCGGGCTTTGGCGGCTCCGCATAGCTGGCGCTTTGCGGCTGAGCGTCATAGGGCTTGGCGGTTATGTCGAGCAGCGCCTCGAAGAGCGAGAAATCCGCATCGTCGATCGCCGCTTCGATCGCCTGCTCCACGCGGTGGTTTCGAGGGATGAAGGCCGGATTAACGGCGCGCATGGCTTGGGCTCGCTCGGCCGGTTGCTGCGATTCCCGCTCCAGCCGGCCGCGCCAGTCCACAAGCCACGGCGTCAAAGCCTCCGGATTGCCGAAGAGGCCCAAAAGCTGCGCATCGGCCTTCGCGTCTTCCGCGGATGCCGCAAGCCGGCGGAAGGTGAGGGTGAAGTCCGCGTTGCCCTTGTGCATCAAGGTGAGCAGCGACTGCACGAGGTCGAGGTCCCCGTCTTCCGCCGTCGAAAGGCCGATCTTGCGGCGCATGCCATCGAGCCAATGGTTCTGGAAGATCGAGCCGTATTCCGTAAGCACGTCATTGGCGAGATTCACCGCCGTGTCGGCGACCGGATCGAAAAGTGGAACGAGCGTTTCCGCAAGACGGGCGAGATTCCATTGTCCGATTGCAGGCTGGTTCGCATAGGCGTAGCGGCCGAACTGGTCGATCGAGCTGAAGACCTTTTTCGGGTCGTAGGCGTCCATGAAGGCGCAGGGACCAAAATCGATGGTTTCTCCGGAGATCGTCATGTTGTCGGTGTTCATCACCCCGTGGATGAACCCGATATGCAACCACCTTGCAATCAAGGCCGCTTGGCGCGCCGCGATTGCCTTGAAGAGCGAAGGGTAGGGCTTCTCGTCGTCCTTTAGCTCGGGATAGTGGCGGTCGATCACGTAGTCGGCGAGTATGCGAACAGACTCCATGTCGCCGCGCGCCGCGAAGAACTGGAACGTGCCGACGCGAATGTGGCTCGCCGCGACCCGGGTGAAGACGGCGCCCGGAAGAATCTGCTCGCGATAGACGGGCTGCCCGGTGACGGTTGCGGCGAGCGCACGAGTCGTCGGCACACCGAGCGCATGCATCGCCTCGCTGACGATATATTCGCGCAGCACCGGACCAAGGGCTGCCCGTCCGTCGCCGCGGCGGGAATAGGGCGTCTGGCCCGACCCCTTGAGCTGAATGTCGCGGCGGCGACCGTTCCTGTCGATCACTTCCCCAAGCAGGATTGCGCGGCCGTCGCCGAGCTGCGGGACGAACGTGCCGAACTGATGGCCGGCATAGGCCATTGCGAGGGGCTCCGCACCCTCCGGAACCATGTTGCCCGAGAAGATCGCCGCCCCGTCGCGTTCGAGCGCTGCGATATCGAGCTGAAGCTCTTCTGCAAGCGTTCGATTGAGCTTGATCAGCCACGGTTCCGCCACCGGCGTCGGCTCGACGCGGGCATAGAAGTTGGCAGGCAGCCGGGCATAGCTGTTGTCGAAGCGGAACGGCGACGTACCGGAGGCCTGTTGCGAGGATATCTGGTTCATGACACTCCAGCGGCGGGTGCTGAGGGATTTCCGGCCGCCCTTCCCGACGAGTCTACACGAGCCCTCCGCTTTTCGCGAGGTCGGGGTTGTCCCTCCCGCCGCCTTGGCGGGAGGGCAGGAGTGTGCGTTGTCATGCGCTGAGCGCGGAAAGGGGCAGGCAGGCCTCGCATATCGCCGCGATATGGCGATGATCGGTGCCGCAGCAGCCGCCGAGGATCCGCAGATGCGGCATGCGGCCGGTCAATGTGCGATAGCGCCGCGCGAGATCGCTGATGTCGCCAATGTCCAGTGTCTCGCTTTCGTCGAGCTCGGCATGGCTTTTCGTCGAGGCGTTGGCGCGGATGCCGCCGATCCGCCGCACCCAGGCCTGATGCTGGTCGAGGCTCTGCTCGAAGTGGCTCGGATGCGCGCAATTGATCATGTAGTAGTGCGGATAGCCGCCGGTCTCGGCGTCCACTGTTTCCACGGCCTCCTGGAGAGAGCGGCCCGTCACCAGCCGCCCGTCGGTCTCGACGGTGAACGAGATGGCGCAAGGCATGCCGTGCTTCCTCGCCGCTCTTGCCACGCCGATCGCCTCGTCGACATTCGTCATAGTGACCGCCGTCACCATGTCGGCTTCGCTGCCGGCAAAGGAGGCAACCTGGGCAGAGTGGTAGTCCTCCGCTTCTTCCGCATTCATCAGCCCGGCCTTGTAGCCGTCGCCGCGCGGACCGATAACGCCGTTGAACACGAGCGGCACCTGAGACCGCTCGTACTGCGCGCGCAGTTCCGTCAGCAAATAGACCGCGTCGCGATTGACCTGA includes:
- a CDS encoding helix-turn-helix domain-containing protein; its protein translation is MYTIGDLARRTGVKIPTIRYYEQMGLLAAPERSEGNQRRYEKRELERLAFIRHARDLGLSIDAIRDLLALSEHPERPCGEADRIATEHLASVREKIVRLKKLEQELERIVACHGNHTIGDCYVIRALADHSLCESEH
- a CDS encoding glucose/quinate/shikimate family membrane-bound PQQ-dependent dehydrogenase — protein: MPILATAILFALIGLGLVGGGTRLVLLGGSPYYIVAGLGFLVTGLLLFRKNAAALWDHTVIVLGSLAWAIWEVGFDWWQLGPRGGVIIVLGLWLLTPWIRRPLGFVSPTGERYSASAWPLMLASVVAIGVALYSMTRDPHNIRGDLPGDVVAANPNLGGNIPPGEWHHYGRTLFGQRYSPLDQIDRQNVANLRVAWQYQTGDVKLPEDVSETTYQVTPLKVKDTLYLCTPHNWAIALDAATGKEKWKYDSNSGMNPDRQHQTCRGVTYWADPAAAPGGACAERVYLPTSDARLIALDATSGQVCTSFADNGVLHLEQGMRYNPAGYYYSTSPPVAVAGKIIIGGAVNDNYSTEEQSGVIRAFDIDTGALIWNWDSGNPEQTAPLPPGQFYTTNSPNSWSVSSVDEGLGLIYVPLGNQVPDQLGTGRSEHVEKYSSSIVALDINTGAVRWVRQTVHHDLWDMDVPAQPALIDITKQDGTVAPALVGPTKQGDIYVLDRRTGEPIIPVEEVPAPGGAISEDFTAPTQPVSGLTFMPPPLTERDMWGITMFDQLACRIEFRSLNYAGRYTPPSLEGTIVYPGNFGVFNWGSVAVDPERQVMFGMPTYLAFTSRLVPRDEIPPKGEGEKGSEQGLNRNEGAPYGVYMGPFLGPLQIPCQAPPWGFVAGADLRTGKIAYKRKNGTVYDMTPLPLPFKLGVPGIGGPMITKGGVAFLGAAVDNFLRAYDLTTGDQLWEARLPAGGQATPMTYMVGDKQYVLMVAGGHGSVGTKPGDYIIAYTLP
- a CDS encoding YdiU family protein, encoding MNQISSQQASGTSPFRFDNSYARLPANFYARVEPTPVAEPWLIKLNRTLAEELQLDIAALERDGAAIFSGNMVPEGAEPLAMAYAGHQFGTFVPQLGDGRAILLGEVIDRNGRRRDIQLKGSGQTPYSRRGDGRAALGPVLREYIVSEAMHALGVPTTRALAATVTGQPVYREQILPGAVFTRVAASHIRVGTFQFFAARGDMESVRILADYVIDRHYPELKDDEKPYPSLFKAIAARQAALIARWLHIGFIHGVMNTDNMTISGETIDFGPCAFMDAYDPKKVFSSIDQFGRYAYANQPAIGQWNLARLAETLVPLFDPVADTAVNLANDVLTEYGSIFQNHWLDGMRRKIGLSTAEDGDLDLVQSLLTLMHKGNADFTLTFRRLAASAEDAKADAQLLGLFGNPEALTPWLVDWRGRLERESQQPAERAQAMRAVNPAFIPRNHRVEQAIEAAIDDADFSLFEALLDITAKPYDAQPQSASYAEPPKPGEEVLQTFCGT
- a CDS encoding homocysteine S-methyltransferase family protein, which translates into the protein MEHEFAKYRHDLPLLRGGIFLSDGGMETALIFHEGADLPHFASFVLLSSPEGRRQLLRYYTRYLEIARCHDTGFVLDTATWRANADWGAKLGYDAQALDQVNRDAVYLLTELRAQYERSQVPLVFNGVIGPRGDGYKAGLMNAEEAEDYHSAQVASFAGSEADMVTAVTMTNVDEAIGVARAARKHGMPCAISFTVETDGRLVTGRSLQEAVETVDAETGGYPHYYMINCAHPSHFEQSLDQHQAWVRRIGGIRANASTKSHAELDESETLDIGDISDLARRYRTLTGRMPHLRILGGCCGTDHRHIAAICEACLPLSALSA